The DNA sequence TATGTCTAACTTTGAATTATCACATCAAAAACCTAATAAAGTATCTGAATATATTGCATATAAAATAACCCAATCTTTAAAATTTATGCTCAATCTTTTTTACGGCAAAAAATATGCAAAACGCGCGGTTATTTTAGAAACCATTGCAGCCGTACCAGGCATGGTGGCGGGTATGCTCAACCACCTCAAAGCATTGCGCCGAATGCGAGATGATCAGGGATGGATACGCGAATTATTAGATGAAGCAGAAAATGAACGGATGCATTTAATGATCTTTCTGGATATCGCTAAACCGACTTGGATTGAACGTACCTTAGTCCTGCTTGGACAAGGCATTTTCTTAATTATCTATACTTTCTTATATATTTTATCTTCAAAAACAGGACATCGCGTAGTGGGATATTTTGAGGAAGAGGCCTGTAAAAGTT is a window from the Psychromonas ingrahamii 37 genome containing:
- a CDS encoding alternative oxidase yields the protein MSNFELSHQKPNKVSEYIAYKITQSLKFMLNLFYGKKYAKRAVILETIAAVPGMVAGMLNHLKALRRMRDDQGWIRELLDEAENERMHLMIFLDIAKPTWIERTLVLLGQGIFLIIYTFLYILSSKTGHRVVGYFEEEACKSYSEFLQKIDAGEVENVPAPKIAKDYYALDDDACLRDVVLCIREDEGKHRDRNHEFADSFETGDLPSHQQ